From a single Paraburkholderia sp. FT54 genomic region:
- a CDS encoding 2-hydroxychromene-2-carboxylate isomerase: MKEIATHVPAHAPEIDFWFDFGSNYSYLSVMRIEAEAAARGVRIHWRPFLLGPVFRDLGFDNSPFVLQKEKGAYVWKDMERQCRKYGIALTRPTTFPRAALLAMRVALLGADREWIAAYCRKIMQLNFAHDRDIGSVEVVSEALDELGLPAQRIIADAQSDANKLRLREQTAAAAARGIFGAPMFFVGDEMFWGNDRLDDALDYCASIATRG; the protein is encoded by the coding sequence ATGAAGGAGATAGCAACCCACGTGCCCGCGCATGCACCGGAAATCGATTTCTGGTTCGACTTCGGCAGCAACTACAGCTACCTCAGCGTCATGCGCATCGAGGCTGAAGCCGCGGCGCGGGGCGTGCGGATCCACTGGCGTCCGTTCCTGCTGGGGCCGGTCTTCCGCGACCTCGGTTTCGACAATTCGCCGTTCGTGCTGCAGAAGGAGAAGGGCGCATATGTGTGGAAAGACATGGAACGGCAATGCCGCAAATACGGCATCGCCCTGACGCGCCCCACCACGTTCCCGCGCGCCGCGCTTCTTGCGATGCGCGTGGCGCTGCTCGGCGCGGATCGCGAATGGATCGCCGCCTACTGCCGCAAGATCATGCAACTGAACTTCGCGCATGACCGCGATATCGGTTCGGTGGAGGTGGTGAGCGAGGCGCTCGATGAACTGGGTTTGCCTGCGCAGCGGATCATCGCCGATGCGCAAAGCGACGCGAACAAACTGCGCTTGCGTGAGCAGACCGCGGCGGCCGCGGCCCGTGGGATTTTCGGTGCGCCGATGTTTTTTGTCGGCGATGAAATGTTCTGGGGCAACGACCGGCTGGACGATGCATTGGACTACTGCGCATCGATCGCCACACGCGGCTAG
- a CDS encoding LysE family translocator, whose amino-acid sequence MLDLSTLGTFVAVVLGLFLIPGPAVLLVLTRTVHGGRKAGILTGLGIAVGDFIHTLGASVGLSALLMTSALAFNAVKFVGAAYLVYLGIRALREKQASAHMPAVVPVSASKAFFQAIPAEVLNPKTALFFLAFLPQFVRPEHGSTFLQFTTLGLIFVGMSALYTTLIVLTIRPLGKFVKRLTWLTRWQNKIIGVLFISLGLRVATQTR is encoded by the coding sequence ATGCTTGACCTATCCACGTTAGGGACTTTCGTAGCCGTTGTACTCGGGCTCTTTCTGATTCCGGGTCCGGCCGTGCTGCTGGTGTTGACGCGCACCGTGCATGGCGGTCGCAAGGCCGGCATTCTCACCGGCCTCGGTATCGCAGTCGGCGATTTCATTCATACGCTGGGCGCATCGGTCGGTCTCTCTGCGCTGCTGATGACCTCCGCGCTGGCCTTCAACGCGGTGAAGTTCGTCGGCGCGGCGTACCTCGTCTATCTGGGCATTCGCGCATTGCGCGAGAAGCAGGCGAGCGCACATATGCCGGCCGTGGTGCCGGTGTCGGCTTCGAAAGCCTTCTTTCAGGCCATTCCCGCCGAAGTGCTGAACCCCAAGACCGCGCTGTTTTTCCTCGCGTTTCTGCCGCAGTTCGTTCGTCCCGAACATGGCTCCACGTTTCTGCAATTCACCACGCTCGGCCTCATCTTTGTCGGCATGAGTGCGCTCTATACGACGCTGATCGTGTTGACGATTCGTCCGCTGGGCAAATTCGTCAAGCGTCTGACGTGGCTGACGCGCTGGCAGAACAAGATCATCGGCGTGCTGTTCATTTCGCTCGGCCTGCGCGTGGCCACGCAAACGCGTTGA
- a CDS encoding YigZ family protein, whose translation MSTYTLPAALSAELEIRKSRFIAHAIPVADRDAAMAELRRLRDAHPAATHVCWALLAGGQSGMSDDGEPSGTAGRPILEVLRHHDLDGVLGAVVRYYGGVKLGAGGLVRAYTDAIASALLDAPRVERIAQVSLTVEVSYADEAKVRRWIDAEGYALVDSAYAMLVKMTIRLPINAVDDAQRALIDMTQGKAGFF comes from the coding sequence TTGTCCACTTATACCCTGCCCGCGGCGTTGAGCGCAGAACTCGAGATCCGCAAGAGCCGATTTATCGCGCACGCAATACCCGTCGCCGACCGCGACGCCGCGATGGCCGAGTTGCGGCGCCTGCGCGACGCACATCCTGCCGCGACGCATGTCTGCTGGGCGCTGCTGGCCGGCGGCCAGTCCGGCATGTCCGACGACGGCGAGCCCTCCGGCACCGCGGGCCGGCCGATTCTCGAAGTGCTGCGGCATCACGATCTGGACGGCGTGCTGGGCGCCGTCGTGCGCTACTACGGCGGCGTGAAGCTCGGCGCCGGCGGCCTCGTGCGCGCGTACACCGATGCGATCGCTTCGGCTTTGCTGGACGCGCCGCGTGTCGAGCGGATTGCACAGGTCTCGCTGACCGTCGAGGTCAGTTACGCCGACGAGGCGAAAGTGCGTCGATGGATCGACGCCGAAGGCTATGCGCTCGTGGACAGCGCCTACGCCATGCTCGTGAAGATGACGATCCGCTTGCCCATCAATGCGGTGGACGACGCCCAGCGGGCGCTAATCGATATGACGCAAGGGAAAGCCGGTTTCTTCTGA
- a CDS encoding LysE family translocator, with product MSITAWLFFLPACFAINLAPGPNNLLSINVAARHGFMTAFVGGTGRLVAFAVMLVLAATGLAVVLHASEWFFLAIKLAGAGYLIWLAIQLWHSDAPTIDTTQQEEASLARVARREFLVAAGNPKAILVFTAFLPQFVDIAKPMLPQFAVLGASFLVLEWFAIALYSWAGMYLGKWLVRERVRRWFNRCCGGFLAAIGVGFLMVRRG from the coding sequence ATGTCCATCACCGCCTGGCTGTTTTTTCTGCCCGCCTGCTTCGCGATCAATCTCGCACCCGGGCCCAATAATCTGCTGTCGATCAATGTGGCGGCGCGTCATGGTTTCATGACCGCGTTCGTCGGCGGTACGGGGCGCCTGGTCGCATTCGCGGTCATGCTCGTCCTTGCCGCAACCGGTCTTGCGGTTGTGTTGCACGCGTCGGAGTGGTTCTTTCTCGCGATCAAACTGGCCGGCGCTGGTTATCTGATCTGGCTGGCCATCCAGCTGTGGCACAGCGATGCGCCTACGATCGACACGACGCAGCAGGAAGAGGCGTCGCTTGCGCGGGTCGCGCGAAGAGAGTTCCTCGTGGCCGCCGGTAACCCGAAGGCCATTCTGGTTTTCACCGCGTTCTTGCCGCAGTTTGTCGATATTGCCAAGCCGATGCTGCCGCAGTTCGCGGTGCTGGGGGCGAGTTTTCTGGTGCTGGAGTGGTTCGCTATCGCGTTGTATTCGTGGGCGGGAATGTATCTCGGGAAGTGGTTGGTGCGTGAGAGAGTAAGGCGGTGGTTTAATCGCTGCTGTGGGGGGTTTCTGGCGGCGATTGGGGTGGGGTTTTTGATGGTGAGGCGGGGGTGA
- a CDS encoding DapH/DapD/GlmU-related protein, translating into MLYIYRIAHLLYRLRVPFLPWALKVFNRVVFSVSLPPSVTVGRNVVFGYQGLGIVVHRQAVLGNDIVIAPNVVIGGRGQPGAPVIGDNVLIGAGACILGPVKIGRNVKIGANAVVTFDVPPDVTVAGVPARIVRFRQSD; encoded by the coding sequence ATGCTGTACATCTATCGTATTGCGCACCTGCTTTATCGGTTGCGCGTGCCTTTTCTACCTTGGGCGTTGAAGGTCTTTAACCGCGTGGTTTTTTCCGTATCCTTGCCGCCGTCGGTGACAGTTGGCCGCAACGTGGTATTTGGATATCAAGGACTCGGGATCGTCGTGCACCGGCAGGCAGTGTTAGGTAACGATATTGTCATTGCACCCAACGTGGTGATTGGTGGCCGCGGCCAGCCGGGTGCGCCCGTGATTGGTGACAATGTGCTGATCGGCGCGGGCGCGTGCATACTGGGGCCGGTAAAGATCGGGCGGAACGTGAAGATCGGTGCTAACGCCGTAGTCACGTTCGACGTGCCGCCGGATGTGACCGTGGCGGGTGTTCCTGCTCGAATCGTCCGGTTCCGGCAGAGCGATTGA
- a CDS encoding WecB/TagA/CpsF family glycosyltransferase, with amino-acid sequence MKRIEVFGCPMDAATMDETVAAISTRILAKQFTQHVAVNVAKLVHMQADTELAKSVHYCDLISVDGMGVVWAARMLGHAVPERVAGVDLFERLLAQAARLGLPVYLLGATDEVVARVATICAARYPSLQIAGYHHGYFGDDQRPVVDRIRESGARLLFVAITSPTKEHFINRWRASLGVDFVMGVGGTFDVVAGKVNRAPRWMQGAGLEWLFRVLQEPRRMWRRYLITNSKFALMLGKALFVQR; translated from the coding sequence ATGAAGCGCATTGAAGTATTCGGATGTCCAATGGATGCAGCGACAATGGATGAAACGGTTGCCGCGATTTCAACTCGCATTCTCGCAAAGCAGTTCACGCAGCATGTCGCGGTCAATGTCGCGAAACTCGTGCATATGCAGGCCGACACGGAGCTTGCAAAGTCGGTCCATTACTGCGACCTGATCAGTGTGGATGGGATGGGCGTGGTCTGGGCGGCGAGAATGCTGGGTCATGCGGTGCCTGAACGGGTTGCCGGAGTCGATCTATTCGAACGATTGCTGGCGCAGGCGGCGAGGCTAGGGCTTCCGGTGTATCTGCTCGGCGCGACCGACGAGGTTGTCGCACGCGTAGCGACGATATGCGCAGCACGCTATCCTAGCCTTCAGATCGCCGGATATCACCATGGTTATTTCGGCGATGACCAGCGACCCGTTGTCGACCGGATCCGTGAGTCAGGTGCGCGACTGCTGTTCGTGGCCATTACGTCCCCTACCAAGGAACATTTCATTAACCGCTGGCGGGCATCGCTGGGTGTCGATTTCGTGATGGGGGTCGGCGGGACGTTCGATGTCGTGGCCGGTAAAGTCAACAGGGCACCTCGCTGGATGCAAGGAGCGGGTCTGGAATGGCTCTTTCGTGTCTTGCAGGAACCGCGTCGCATGTGGCGACGCTATCTGATCACGAATAGCAAGTTCGCACTCATGTTAGGCAAGGCGCTCTTTGTTCAACGGTAA
- a CDS encoding heparin lyase I family protein, whose product MAQDIGLAWTDPQMTALASTYDKVFSTEWDNGIGAGIGVQANPGDIGVVDDPVVAGRKAVRVRMTRSEDFSKIANGVPRAELIFPNAVSFSQGPDYLLRWSTFIPAGFAFDSKQAVIITQIHQGEWTGGPTVALSLQGKQYAISERGGANTSTVSAGKWLCCADADKGKWVNWSLRYLADDSDQHASTQLWKDGRSVFASQGVPNAYSGVQDAYLKMGLYKSGWNRSASDVSEITLFFGPVSVSKK is encoded by the coding sequence ATGGCGCAGGATATCGGGCTTGCCTGGACTGATCCGCAAATGACCGCGTTGGCGAGCACATACGACAAAGTGTTCTCAACCGAATGGGATAACGGTATTGGCGCAGGCATTGGCGTTCAGGCGAATCCTGGCGATATCGGCGTGGTCGATGATCCGGTGGTGGCGGGACGCAAGGCCGTGCGCGTTCGTATGACCCGGTCCGAAGACTTTTCGAAGATTGCGAATGGTGTCCCCAGAGCAGAACTGATTTTTCCGAATGCGGTGAGTTTTTCGCAGGGACCAGACTATCTACTCAGATGGAGCACATTCATACCGGCCGGATTCGCTTTCGATAGTAAGCAAGCCGTCATCATCACTCAGATACACCAGGGTGAATGGACGGGCGGACCGACCGTCGCACTGAGTCTGCAGGGCAAGCAGTACGCCATTTCCGAGCGTGGCGGGGCGAATACGTCGACCGTTTCGGCGGGCAAGTGGCTGTGCTGCGCCGACGCTGACAAGGGCAAGTGGGTGAACTGGTCGCTACGCTATCTTGCCGACGATTCCGATCAGCACGCTTCGACCCAATTGTGGAAAGACGGGCGTTCAGTATTTGCGTCGCAAGGGGTGCCGAACGCCTATTCGGGCGTACAGGATGCATATCTGAAAATGGGACTATACAAATCTGGCTGGAACCGTTCTGCTTCCGACGTCAGTGAGATTACGCTGTTTTTTGGACCGGTCTCGGTGTCGAAGAAATGA
- a CDS encoding glycosyltransferase family 4 protein, whose protein sequence is MTIFETHGFQSVKSLLGFVLLDIPRFLVAVLKGADLIHFHVSVRGSFYRKFTLCLLARLLGKRTIFHLHAGNFQHFFASSGWMTRKAVSCFVRGADAVVAVSTAIATGLRGYQGVARNLYVIGNTAFAAEAMAGAALQEAPGANAADMRSYVAFAGRFTEGKGLDELLSATALLRRQGLKIQLRLAGAGDTERWTRAAIDHGVSDQVHFVGWLQGDAKLAFYRDAAMFCMPSHFEAFGISTLEAMFIGQPVIGTRVGGFLDLVEEGVTGYLVRCGDAHALAERIRRLMESPDLARAMGRQAVSRALSRYSVDAIVGQYVQCYRKVGQSKRG, encoded by the coding sequence GTGACGATCTTCGAGACGCATGGCTTCCAAAGCGTGAAATCGCTGCTGGGATTTGTGCTGCTCGACATTCCGCGCTTTTTGGTCGCGGTGCTCAAGGGTGCGGATCTGATTCATTTCCATGTATCGGTCCGCGGATCGTTCTACCGAAAGTTTACGTTGTGTCTCCTTGCACGGCTTCTCGGTAAGAGAACGATCTTTCATCTGCACGCGGGTAATTTCCAACATTTTTTCGCCAGTAGCGGATGGATGACTCGCAAAGCAGTGTCGTGCTTCGTTCGTGGAGCAGACGCCGTGGTAGCTGTCTCAACGGCGATTGCGACGGGGCTTCGAGGTTATCAAGGCGTTGCGCGCAATCTGTATGTGATCGGGAACACGGCGTTTGCCGCCGAAGCGATGGCCGGCGCGGCTTTGCAAGAGGCACCAGGCGCGAATGCTGCGGACATGAGGTCCTATGTTGCTTTTGCCGGCAGATTCACGGAGGGCAAGGGGCTTGACGAGTTACTGAGTGCGACGGCGTTGCTGAGGCGGCAAGGCCTGAAGATTCAACTGCGACTAGCCGGTGCCGGCGATACGGAAAGGTGGACTCGCGCAGCGATCGATCATGGCGTGAGCGATCAGGTCCACTTTGTGGGCTGGCTGCAGGGCGATGCAAAGCTCGCGTTCTACCGTGACGCCGCAATGTTTTGCATGCCAAGCCATTTTGAAGCGTTCGGAATTTCGACGCTGGAGGCCATGTTTATCGGCCAACCTGTGATTGGTACGCGCGTAGGTGGTTTCCTCGATCTGGTCGAGGAAGGCGTGACAGGTTATCTGGTCCGTTGCGGGGACGCGCACGCGCTTGCGGAAAGAATCCGGCGTCTGATGGAAAGTCCCGATCTGGCACGTGCGATGGGGCGGCAAGCGGTATCAAGAGCCTTGAGCCGTTATTCGGTTGACGCGATCGTCGGTCAGTACGTCCAGTGCTATCGGAAAGTCGGCCAATCCAAAAGAGGGTGA
- a CDS encoding O-antigen ligase family protein: MVFAGGLALSPLADYLSVRAAHGLGTAGGDARYSLFVRGSMVGGLLFLLANGRVKLSSWRTALLAVVAIVASIATCAFGTMSSAEFAQQAVFILKVFSLFVCLAALSGMSDGQLEKLEPIVRFTLFAYALAIVAGAVFSIDMFRSYWADTQIRSGYKGIVYAQNEASALMIVGLSHGLLRVLKSGWSVANGALVGSIVLASCLVGTKAAMAGAVAMTCSYFYCRHRVPQATFRALTLVAALVGIALLAYLALPGVRSAVDLSLQYFMYQHDHASDGGVLTMVLSGRDVKFSNVWDEVAKDAYVPLLTGGYPVVRYLVEIDVPDLVLAMGFPVGIFYLWAVGKAFLYRESGVVPRFGKWFFIVLMATACTAGHVLVSAIVSPYLAMIAVQVKRAAQDRRAGSPRSNEKVGQ; the protein is encoded by the coding sequence ATGGTATTCGCCGGTGGCCTCGCGCTGTCGCCTCTGGCGGATTATCTGTCAGTCAGAGCCGCGCATGGCCTCGGCACTGCGGGAGGTGACGCGCGTTACTCGCTTTTCGTGCGCGGAAGCATGGTGGGCGGGCTGCTCTTTCTGCTGGCAAACGGTCGGGTGAAGCTATCGAGCTGGCGCACGGCGCTGCTGGCCGTGGTGGCGATCGTCGCCTCGATTGCGACGTGCGCATTCGGCACTATGTCGAGCGCCGAGTTTGCGCAGCAGGCGGTCTTCATTCTCAAGGTGTTTTCTCTTTTTGTTTGCCTTGCAGCCCTTTCGGGAATGAGCGACGGGCAACTTGAAAAACTCGAGCCGATCGTGCGGTTCACGCTGTTCGCCTACGCATTGGCAATTGTGGCGGGGGCGGTTTTTTCGATCGATATGTTTCGTAGTTATTGGGCCGATACGCAGATTCGCTCGGGCTACAAGGGCATTGTGTACGCGCAGAACGAAGCGTCCGCACTGATGATTGTCGGGCTCAGCCATGGCCTGTTGAGAGTGCTGAAGTCCGGCTGGTCGGTAGCGAATGGCGCGCTGGTCGGCAGCATCGTGCTGGCTTCGTGCCTCGTGGGCACCAAAGCGGCGATGGCCGGGGCGGTTGCCATGACATGTTCGTACTTTTATTGCCGGCACAGAGTGCCGCAAGCGACCTTCCGCGCGTTGACGCTTGTCGCGGCCTTGGTTGGCATTGCGCTGCTCGCGTACCTCGCGCTGCCGGGCGTGCGTAGCGCCGTCGATCTCAGTCTGCAATATTTTATGTACCAGCATGACCATGCGAGCGATGGTGGAGTGCTCACCATGGTCTTGTCCGGCCGTGACGTCAAGTTCTCCAATGTATGGGACGAAGTGGCAAAGGACGCCTACGTGCCGCTGCTGACGGGCGGTTATCCGGTGGTGAGATATCTGGTTGAGATCGACGTGCCGGATCTGGTGTTGGCGATGGGTTTTCCGGTCGGTATTTTCTATTTGTGGGCCGTGGGGAAGGCGTTTCTCTATCGGGAAAGCGGGGTTGTGCCGCGCTTTGGCAAGTGGTTTTTTATCGTCCTGATGGCAACGGCTTGCACCGCGGGGCACGTGCTTGTCTCCGCGATTGTCAGTCCATATCTGGCCATGATCGCCGTGCAGGTCAAGCGTGCCGCGCAGGATCGCCGTGCAGGATCGCCGCGCTCTAACGAAAAGGTCGGGCAATGA
- a CDS encoding glycosyltransferase family 25 protein codes for MMESLVPIHVISLSRSGRRDAIARLLADHGVAFHIEDAVDGRLLTQSELHAAYDDAAARRRYGRSMTRAELACFMSHRSVWRKIVESGRAAVILEDDAILEPAFFESVLCADESRLSTVADVVLLGRSKLRRSASSWIYFNEPLRRSTKIGGLRVGVPFKQWTSGSVGYWISTQAARQALAYAEGPVDALLDDWPWHRDEGGARVVELRPYAVWEDFERLPSSIEEERRTGARSRTSLREVALWPLRLVRTAARWGVVAMQGLSSANHVLSTRHD; via the coding sequence ATGATGGAAAGCCTGGTACCTATTCACGTCATATCCCTGTCGCGTTCAGGCCGTCGCGACGCGATTGCCAGGCTATTGGCCGATCATGGTGTTGCATTTCACATCGAGGACGCCGTCGATGGACGTTTGCTTACGCAAAGCGAATTGCATGCAGCTTACGACGACGCAGCAGCCCGCCGTCGTTATGGACGTTCAATGACCCGCGCCGAGTTGGCGTGTTTCATGAGCCATCGTTCGGTGTGGCGCAAGATTGTGGAGTCGGGCCGCGCCGCGGTGATCCTCGAAGATGATGCAATTCTCGAACCAGCTTTTTTTGAAAGTGTGCTGTGTGCGGATGAGTCCAGGTTGTCGACCGTCGCCGACGTTGTGCTGCTGGGTCGATCCAAGTTGCGCCGCTCCGCGTCATCGTGGATCTACTTCAATGAGCCGCTTAGGCGAAGCACAAAAATCGGCGGTCTGCGGGTCGGCGTTCCGTTCAAGCAGTGGACGTCCGGGTCCGTGGGCTACTGGATATCGACACAGGCCGCCCGTCAGGCTCTCGCCTACGCTGAAGGACCCGTCGACGCATTGCTCGATGACTGGCCATGGCATCGCGACGAGGGTGGGGCTCGCGTAGTCGAACTGCGGCCCTATGCCGTATGGGAAGACTTCGAGCGGTTACCGAGCAGTATTGAAGAAGAGCGTAGAACGGGTGCAAGGTCGCGTACGTCATTGCGTGAGGTCGCACTTTGGCCGCTGCGTCTCGTGCGAACGGCGGCTCGTTGGGGCGTGGTCGCAATGCAAGGGCTTTCGTCCGCCAACCATGTATTGAGCACGCGTCATGACTAA
- a CDS encoding flippase: MRTNFLAMMMWQVGNYLVPLATFPYLTRVLGAAPFGVLGYATAIATYGMLVTEWGFFLSGPKAVVERREQPEALNELIWSTMIAKGCLCVSAFAVLMVVAHFDHKLASVYPVVLAAWLLVVGNVFTLNWLLQGLERFSVFATVALAGRFAALPLTFIFVHHSGDVAFAAGIQGAAAVLTGMFSLIAARRLGVLRRPCASALSVWQRVRESTDMFVASASASLFSVTNAVILASMTTPYQVGIYTAADKLKTVVNMVPAQINTVCYPRIAALFGAQPRSAARLTVIGAIATVLTTLAGLIVIACVSAPLTALVLGAGYAGSASLLKLLCLATVFGNLAYFLGLQVLVPFGGARTRSLLMLLAGVLNVVLAVVLTPRFGAEGAAASLLGAEAVLLAVYVVMILTKPSLRHHFTQLLNG, from the coding sequence ATGCGTACGAACTTCCTCGCCATGATGATGTGGCAGGTCGGCAACTACCTCGTGCCGTTGGCGACCTTCCCATACCTGACGCGAGTGCTCGGCGCGGCGCCCTTCGGCGTGCTCGGCTATGCGACGGCAATCGCGACGTACGGGATGCTCGTGACGGAATGGGGATTCTTTCTCAGCGGTCCCAAGGCGGTCGTCGAGCGTCGGGAGCAACCGGAGGCGCTCAACGAACTCATCTGGTCGACGATGATCGCCAAAGGCTGCCTGTGCGTGAGCGCGTTTGCCGTACTGATGGTTGTTGCGCACTTCGATCACAAGCTGGCTTCGGTCTATCCCGTGGTACTCGCGGCCTGGCTGCTGGTGGTCGGCAACGTTTTTACTTTGAACTGGCTGTTACAGGGGCTGGAGCGATTCTCGGTCTTTGCGACGGTAGCGCTGGCGGGACGCTTTGCGGCTTTGCCGTTGACGTTCATCTTCGTGCATCACAGCGGTGACGTCGCATTCGCAGCAGGGATTCAGGGGGCGGCTGCGGTGTTAACGGGCATGTTTTCCCTGATTGCCGCACGGCGCCTCGGTGTGTTGCGTCGCCCTTGTGCCTCGGCACTTTCAGTCTGGCAGCGCGTTCGCGAAAGTACCGACATGTTCGTCGCGTCGGCGTCCGCGAGTCTTTTCAGCGTAACGAATGCGGTCATTCTCGCGTCAATGACGACGCCGTATCAGGTGGGCATCTATACGGCCGCCGACAAGCTGAAGACCGTGGTCAACATGGTGCCGGCCCAGATCAATACGGTCTGCTACCCGCGCATCGCCGCGTTGTTCGGCGCACAGCCTCGGTCGGCTGCGCGGCTGACGGTGATCGGCGCGATTGCCACAGTGCTGACCACACTTGCCGGACTGATTGTCATCGCCTGCGTCTCAGCGCCACTTACTGCCTTGGTGCTGGGTGCCGGCTATGCAGGTTCTGCGTCGCTGCTGAAGCTCCTTTGCCTTGCAACCGTCTTCGGCAATCTGGCCTATTTCCTCGGATTGCAGGTACTCGTGCCGTTCGGGGGCGCCCGTACCCGGTCGCTCTTAATGCTGCTGGCAGGCGTGCTTAACGTTGTTCTGGCGGTCGTTCTGACACCGCGATTCGGTGCCGAGGGCGCGGCGGCTTCGCTTCTCGGCGCAGAGGCGGTATTGCTTGCAGTGTATGTGGTGATGATCTTGACCAAACCATCGCTGCGCCACCACTTTACCCAATTGTTGAATGGATGA